In Sulfurisphaera javensis, a single genomic region encodes these proteins:
- a CDS encoding helix-turn-helix domain-containing protein encodes MVTITDVAELLSKRSLEYSMINYPDKKEKSIDIIAVNRNSRMIVKIVESKKSLKVKSDLKNIAKIGLGIPVIIDESTEEEIINDKGNILGMNIETFQKILDGEKVFLYKTRGGLFVKINSKELKKKREEMGLSLGEVAQALGVSRISIYDYEREDSYVSIDIAEKLVELFGEEILGDVLSNFKVEEKTDTESYDTTDKMSISLTEKGFKVVRMNFTAVDIIALKGDRKIMFSMEDENVNKSLKKFSEAKKITNKMRAELIVIVKESKSKKIYEKEDFNTLTENEIMSYEFD; translated from the coding sequence ATGGTTACTATTACTGATGTTGCTGAATTGCTTTCAAAAAGATCATTAGAGTATTCTATGATTAATTACCCAGATAAAAAAGAGAAATCCATAGATATAATAGCTGTTAATAGAAATAGTAGAATGATAGTTAAGATAGTAGAAAGTAAAAAATCATTAAAAGTTAAATCTGATCTGAAAAATATTGCTAAAATTGGTCTTGGTATTCCTGTTATTATAGATGAGTCAACTGAAGAAGAGATAATAAATGACAAAGGAAACATTCTTGGAATGAATATAGAAACATTTCAGAAAATATTAGATGGAGAAAAAGTTTTCTTATACAAGACAAGGGGAGGACTTTTCGTTAAAATAAATTCAAAAGAGTTAAAAAAGAAAAGAGAAGAAATGGGGTTAAGTCTAGGAGAAGTCGCTCAAGCTCTTGGAGTTTCCAGGATTTCGATATATGATTATGAAAGGGAAGATTCTTATGTTTCTATTGATATAGCTGAGAAATTAGTAGAGTTATTTGGAGAAGAAATTTTAGGTGATGTTTTAAGTAATTTTAAGGTTGAGGAAAAAACTGATACAGAGTCTTACGATACAACTGATAAGATGAGTATAAGCTTAACTGAAAAAGGGTTTAAAGTTGTAAGAATGAACTTTACGGCTGTTGATATTATTGCATTAAAGGGAGATAGAAAAATTATGTTTTCAATGGAAGATGAGAATGTAAACAAATCTTTAAAGAAATTTAGCGAAGCGAAAAAGATTACTAATAAAATGAGGGCGGAACTAATAGTAATAGTGAAAGAGAGTAAAAGTAAAAAAATATATGAAAAAGAGGACTTTAATACTCTTACTGAAAACGAAATTATGAGCTATGAATTTGATTGA
- a CDS encoding metallophosphoesterase, which produces MISLTEDIFIDEDLPVIYIKRLNSIVLSDVHIGYEEEMASKGIFIPKVQKKRFLTIFRRAREVFKTNKLIINGDLKHTFNRLTKQEKNELTEIFQELKDDGTEITIVKGNHDNYLSLVTEKFDNIKLVDSLTVDNLTIFHGHLNIPIEENKVYIIGHEHPRLGLRDKLGFIRRMQCFLVTPLKNNSKVIVLPAIGIYQAGNDISLIHSNYMSQIMREYSILEKAKPYVIIEKEGIMEFPELGLLKDILL; this is translated from the coding sequence ATGATAAGTCTAACTGAGGATATTTTCATTGATGAAGATTTACCTGTTATATATATTAAGAGATTAAATTCTATTGTACTTTCTGACGTTCACATAGGTTATGAGGAAGAAATGGCATCAAAAGGAATATTTATACCTAAAGTACAAAAGAAGAGGTTCCTAACTATTTTTAGAAGAGCAAGAGAAGTATTTAAAACTAATAAATTAATTATTAATGGAGATCTAAAACATACGTTTAACAGACTAACCAAGCAAGAGAAAAACGAGCTTACTGAAATTTTCCAAGAGTTGAAAGATGATGGAACAGAAATTACTATTGTTAAAGGAAATCATGATAACTATCTCTCTTTAGTTACAGAAAAATTTGATAATATTAAGCTTGTAGACTCATTAACAGTAGATAACCTAACTATCTTTCATGGTCACTTAAACATACCAATAGAAGAAAACAAAGTTTACATAATAGGACATGAGCATCCAAGATTAGGATTAAGAGATAAATTAGGATTTATCAGAAGAATGCAATGCTTCCTCGTAACTCCCCTTAAAAATAACTCTAAAGTAATAGTTTTACCGGCTATAGGAATCTATCAGGCTGGAAATGATATATCGTTAATTCATTCTAACTATATGTCACAAATTATGCGTGAATACTCAATTCTAGAAAAAGCTAAACCATATGTTATTATCGAAAAAGAAGGAATAATGGAATTCCCAGAACTAGGATTGCTTAAGGACATTCTACTTTAA
- a CDS encoding Gar1/Naf1 family protein, which produces MTKIRLVEIGEFYKDTLNNKWLLKGNPKVDFSSQEYTGKVLIDEKGNRVGKILDVIGNVNEPYVLVMPISNSKPEGKLYVEFKEKRKGGRRK; this is translated from the coding sequence GTGACAAAGATTAGACTTGTTGAGATTGGAGAATTTTACAAAGATACACTGAATAATAAGTGGCTTTTAAAGGGTAATCCAAAAGTAGATTTTTCATCTCAAGAATATACAGGCAAAGTCTTAATTGATGAAAAAGGCAACAGAGTAGGTAAAATTCTAGATGTTATAGGAAATGTTAATGAGCCCTATGTACTTGTTATGCCGATATCAAACTCAAAACCTGAAGGAAAATTATACGTTGAATTTAAAGAAAAGAGAAAAGGAGGAAGAAGAAAATGA
- a CDS encoding transcription initiation factor IIB family protein — protein sequence MKCPNCGSESVRVDVNRGTYICTNCGFVIDDYVIDQGPEWRAYTEEDRLERERTGSPITAKVHDYGLTTKIGYSKVNNRAKIEKLRAIQNKLRVSPKDRKLVTYLSVLNNEAAKLNLPEYVKETASLLIRKIIEEGKAKRIDMYTLIAAVLYYSCQVNKIPKSLQEIKANYGISSSELWKALERVQKVAKSSLEFRPNIRPTEYIPKIVEKLSLPPFVSTKASELVDLMHRYGLTSGKGYTALAAASVYLMSTLMDVKKTQKDIANALNITEVTIRNRYKEIISNFEIEVKL from the coding sequence ATGAAGTGCCCCAACTGTGGAAGTGAGAGTGTTAGAGTAGATGTTAATAGAGGAACATATATTTGTACAAACTGTGGATTCGTTATTGATGATTACGTCATTGACCAAGGACCTGAATGGAGAGCATATACTGAAGAAGATAGGTTAGAGAGAGAAAGAACAGGATCACCAATTACTGCGAAAGTACATGATTATGGATTAACCACAAAAATCGGTTATTCAAAGGTAAACAATAGGGCCAAAATTGAAAAGTTAAGGGCAATTCAAAATAAGCTTAGAGTTTCTCCTAAAGATAGGAAATTAGTAACTTACTTATCTGTATTAAACAATGAAGCAGCAAAATTAAATTTGCCAGAATATGTAAAAGAAACAGCCTCTCTTCTTATTAGAAAAATCATTGAAGAGGGTAAAGCAAAAAGAATAGATATGTACACTCTTATAGCAGCCGTGCTTTATTATTCTTGTCAAGTTAATAAAATACCGAAGTCTCTTCAGGAAATAAAAGCCAATTATGGTATTTCATCTAGCGAATTATGGAAAGCTTTGGAAAGAGTTCAAAAAGTTGCTAAAAGTTCATTAGAGTTCAGGCCCAACATTAGGCCAACAGAATATATTCCTAAAATCGTAGAAAAATTGAGTCTTCCCCCATTTGTATCCACAAAAGCATCAGAATTAGTTGATCTCATGCATAGGTATGGACTAACAAGCGGTAAAGGATATACTGCATTAGCTGCAGCTAGCGTATATTTAATGAGTACTCTTATGGACGTAAAGAAAACTCAAAAAGATATTGCAAATGCATTGAATATAACAGAAGTTACAATAAGAAATAGATATAAGGAAATTATATCTAATTTCGAAATAGAGGTAAAACTTTAA
- the dph5 gene encoding diphthine synthase, which produces MATLKLIGLGLSKRFLTEKAINEIKSCDIVLFETYTSLSCDLTPDFIKTLNSNLLTVDRKYIENNSKEIIKLLSEKNNVCIVTIGDPMIATTHVSLIVEAKVKGHEFVVVPAISVHCYIMSKSMLSSYKFGKSVTIAYPYGEKIDTTPYNVIYDNFVRGLHTILYLDLKEGKAMSAKEAIELLIEMERIEKKGLITDERVIIIGQRLGCEDEEVVALKVKDISNYKFKEPPHIIVFPTDKLHFMEVEAIKCLMK; this is translated from the coding sequence ATGGCAACACTTAAACTTATAGGTTTAGGATTGTCTAAAAGATTTTTAACAGAAAAAGCAATAAATGAGATAAAATCTTGTGATATTGTCCTATTCGAGACTTATACATCATTATCATGCGATCTAACTCCAGATTTTATCAAAACTTTAAATAGTAACTTGCTTACTGTAGATAGAAAGTACATAGAGAATAATAGTAAAGAAATAATCAAATTATTATCTGAAAAAAATAATGTATGCATAGTGACTATAGGAGATCCAATGATAGCTACAACTCACGTTAGTCTTATCGTTGAGGCTAAAGTGAAAGGACATGAGTTCGTAGTTGTACCAGCAATATCGGTACATTGTTATATTATGTCAAAGTCTATGCTATCTTCATATAAATTTGGAAAATCTGTTACGATAGCTTATCCTTACGGTGAGAAAATTGATACAACCCCTTATAACGTGATTTATGATAACTTCGTAAGAGGTTTACATACCATATTATATCTTGATTTAAAGGAGGGTAAAGCAATGTCAGCAAAAGAAGCTATTGAGTTGTTAATAGAAATGGAAAGAATTGAAAAGAAGGGTTTAATTACTGATGAGAGAGTTATTATTATAGGTCAGAGATTAGGTTGTGAAGATGAAGAGGTAGTTGCTCTTAAGGTTAAAGATATATCAAATTATAAATTTAAGGAACCACCTCATATTATTGTATTCCCTACAGATAAATTGCACTTCATGGAGGTTGAAGCTATAAAATGTCTAATGAAATAA
- a CDS encoding DUF357 domain-containing protein: protein MSNEIRSRVEKYIKGMEERLQKIPGNICDKYRKILDLARQYTDDAKYYLEKGDEVTALVDVVYAEGLLDSVIFNENLDIDSQISKKVFVGGTFDIIHPGHIEFLREASRLGRVYVSVARDTNSEKIKGRKPINNENQRLEVVKSIRYVYDAFLGDEKDFLKSVERVKPDILFLGPDQKVDENKLKEELRKRGIENIEIVRLKERINKWPHSSTTSIIQEVIKRYCSQR from the coding sequence ATGTCTAATGAAATAAGAAGTAGAGTAGAAAAATATATAAAAGGGATGGAAGAGAGGTTGCAGAAAATACCTGGCAATATATGTGATAAATATAGGAAAATACTTGATCTAGCGAGGCAATACACTGATGATGCAAAATATTATTTAGAAAAAGGAGACGAAGTAACTGCGTTAGTAGACGTGGTGTATGCAGAAGGTCTTTTAGATTCTGTTATATTTAATGAAAACCTTGATATTGATTCTCAGATATCAAAAAAAGTATTTGTTGGTGGCACTTTTGACATTATTCATCCTGGTCACATTGAGTTTTTAAGAGAAGCATCAAGGTTAGGAAGAGTTTATGTTTCAGTTGCTAGAGATACTAATTCAGAAAAAATTAAGGGCAGAAAGCCCATAAATAATGAGAATCAAAGATTAGAAGTTGTTAAGAGTATTAGATATGTTTATGATGCCTTTTTAGGAGATGAAAAAGATTTTCTAAAAAGTGTCGAAAGAGTTAAACCAGATATATTGTTTTTAGGCCCAGATCAGAAAGTTGATGAAAATAAACTGAAAGAAGAATTAAGGAAAAGAGGAATAGAGAATATTGAAATCGTAAGATTAAAAGAAAGAATAAATAAATGGCCTCACTCTAGTACTACGTCTATAATCCAAGAAGTTATAAAAAGATATTGTAGTCAGAGATAA
- a CDS encoding tRNA (guanine(26)-N(2))-dimethyltransferase, with protein MNLIEIKEGKVSLLVPNPKDYEKNGKFDPSWAPVFYNPRMKLNRDISVLIVSVIKPKSIIDALSASGIRGLRYYIEVGGVEKLILNDKNPLATELIRKNIEKNKVEAQITTRDANSLLYEVKAEFVDIDPFGSPSPFILSSINSVINKGYVAFTATDLSALECSSKSSARRKYDLICDKLSFSKEAGIRGLIAKVIRESAILEKAAYPVFSFYFDYYYRVVFRVESGAKKADNLLSKQGYYYECPKCGLREASEYLEKKKCPKCGIDMKKYGPAWLGTLWEKDFVEKMRDKLNDFSYLDNYFTINKLLDIIIKESKYDNPYYRIDILSSYLKRNIPKREYIIKCLGSASVTHFDYRGIKSDKGMDEVNECIKKLTS; from the coding sequence ATGAATTTGATTGAGATAAAAGAAGGAAAGGTTTCTTTATTAGTGCCAAATCCTAAAGATTACGAGAAGAATGGAAAATTTGACCCTAGTTGGGCTCCAGTGTTTTATAATCCTAGGATGAAATTAAATAGGGATATCAGTGTTTTAATAGTAAGTGTAATAAAGCCTAAAAGTATAATTGATGCGTTGTCGGCATCTGGGATCAGGGGACTACGTTATTATATTGAAGTGGGTGGAGTTGAAAAATTAATATTAAATGATAAGAATCCACTAGCAACAGAATTAATAAGAAAAAACATTGAAAAAAATAAAGTAGAAGCTCAAATTACCACAAGAGATGCAAATTCATTACTATATGAGGTCAAAGCAGAATTTGTAGATATTGATCCTTTTGGATCTCCTTCTCCTTTTATATTATCATCTATAAATAGCGTAATTAATAAAGGATATGTTGCATTTACAGCTACTGATTTGTCTGCATTAGAATGTTCTTCTAAATCCTCAGCTAGGAGAAAATATGATTTAATTTGCGATAAATTAAGCTTTTCAAAAGAGGCTGGAATTAGAGGTCTTATAGCTAAGGTAATCAGAGAATCTGCTATACTAGAAAAAGCTGCTTATCCAGTATTTTCGTTTTATTTTGACTATTATTATAGGGTAGTTTTTAGAGTAGAGAGTGGAGCAAAAAAGGCCGATAATTTATTATCAAAACAAGGCTATTATTATGAGTGTCCTAAATGCGGATTAAGAGAAGCTAGCGAGTATTTAGAAAAGAAAAAATGTCCTAAATGTGGGATAGATATGAAAAAATATGGGCCGGCTTGGTTAGGCACATTGTGGGAAAAAGATTTCGTAGAAAAAATGAGAGATAAACTAAATGACTTTTCTTATTTAGATAATTATTTTACTATAAATAAACTTTTGGATATAATAATAAAAGAATCTAAATATGATAATCCTTATTATAGAATAGATATTCTTTCTTCCTATCTAAAAAGAAATATTCCAAAAAGAGAATATATAATAAAATGTTTAGGTTCAGCTTCAGTTACTCATTTTGACTATAGGGGTATAAAAAGCGATAAAGGAATGGATGAAGTGAATGAATGTATTAAAAAATTAACTAGCTGA
- a CDS encoding DUF373 family protein, giving the protein MSKILIIYVDIDDDLGKIGVDTPAIGEEKVKKAIEIASETIPTDSDFNTMVVAYNIYKKLRKENNNVEIAFISGSEKSNVESQIDFAKKLDKAIEITNAEEAIIVYDSPEDAKAIPIIQSKLKVIGIERVIVEQYRGVEETYVLLGRYIRKAISDPRFARIFLGVPGIILIIIGIFSLLNLTIYATPAILIVVGLALLVRGLRIDEYIEQWWENSTIMVIAAIISIISTIIGIVEGYYVGITIKVYDVSSVFEILTVILPFIVFAVVVLFGAKAISKVMNKDIKVWHDIFRIISIIIIYYMIVLISKNFEENIIGVQLQTMYTLSIITMVLVSLYVVFSIIEKRLT; this is encoded by the coding sequence ATGAGCAAGATTCTAATAATTTACGTTGATATTGATGACGATTTAGGCAAAATAGGAGTAGATACTCCTGCAATAGGTGAAGAAAAAGTAAAAAAAGCAATTGAAATAGCATCAGAGACTATTCCAACGGACTCCGATTTCAATACAATGGTAGTAGCATATAATATATATAAGAAGCTTCGTAAAGAAAACAATAATGTAGAAATAGCCTTTATTTCTGGATCTGAGAAAAGTAATGTAGAAAGTCAAATTGACTTTGCTAAAAAATTAGATAAAGCAATAGAAATCACTAATGCTGAAGAAGCAATAATAGTATATGATAGCCCAGAAGATGCCAAAGCAATACCAATTATTCAGTCTAAGTTAAAAGTTATTGGCATAGAAAGAGTTATTGTTGAACAGTATAGAGGGGTAGAAGAGACTTATGTTCTCTTAGGTAGATATATTAGAAAAGCCATTTCTGATCCTAGATTTGCAAGAATTTTTTTAGGCGTGCCTGGGATTATATTAATAATTATAGGTATTTTCTCTTTGTTAAATTTAACAATATATGCAACTCCAGCAATACTTATTGTTGTTGGGCTTGCATTGCTTGTTAGAGGTTTAAGAATTGATGAGTACATAGAACAATGGTGGGAAAACTCTACTATTATGGTTATAGCTGCTATAATTTCTATTATTTCAACAATAATAGGGATTGTAGAAGGCTATTACGTTGGTATAACAATAAAAGTATACGATGTTTCTTCTGTTTTCGAAATATTAACTGTAATCTTGCCATTTATAGTATTTGCTGTAGTTGTATTGTTTGGAGCAAAAGCGATAAGTAAAGTAATGAATAAAGACATAAAGGTATGGCATGATATTTTTAGAATAATATCAATAATTATAATCTATTATATGATCGTGCTAATATCTAAAAACTTTGAGGAAAATATAATAGGAGTTCAATTACAGACAATGTACACTTTATCAATAATAACAATGGTCTTAGTATCTCTTTATGTTGTATTTTCAATAATAGAAAAACGTTTAACATAA
- the twy1 gene encoding 4-demethylwyosine synthase TYW1, producing the protein MVSNLRIDTLSLIMKELEKEKYHIVGNHSVYKKCHWTHEALTSGRYCYKGKFYGIESHRCVQMSPTAAWCWFRCIHCWRLEPEDIGIEWDETKMPVQDDPDIIAEKSIEEHKRAVSGYFGREGVDKEKVREAMTPRHVAISLTGEPTLYERLGELIKEYHKRGMTTFLVTSGVRPDILANLDEEPTQLFVSLQAPNEFKHKLINRPIVANSWNLVMRTLEILPSFSSPTVIRMTMIKGFNMSDEDAKEFAKLMEIAQPTYIEVKAYMHVGPSTYRLSKDAMPRHSEIKEFAYKLAEYTGYKILSEHVPSRIVLLSKLNRPIQIGNAWTNDWNWATKDIEDDINGEYKEAELGCTEGET; encoded by the coding sequence ATGGTAAGTAATCTTAGAATTGACACTTTAAGCTTAATAATGAAAGAGTTAGAGAAAGAAAAATACCACATAGTAGGAAATCATAGCGTATATAAAAAATGTCACTGGACACATGAAGCATTAACATCTGGAAGATATTGCTATAAAGGAAAATTCTACGGTATAGAAAGTCATAGATGTGTACAGATGTCACCTACAGCAGCTTGGTGCTGGTTTAGATGTATTCATTGCTGGAGACTAGAACCAGAAGATATAGGCATCGAATGGGATGAAACTAAAATGCCTGTTCAGGATGACCCAGATATTATAGCTGAGAAAAGTATTGAAGAACATAAAAGAGCAGTATCTGGGTATTTTGGAAGAGAAGGAGTAGATAAAGAAAAAGTCAGAGAAGCAATGACACCTAGACATGTTGCAATTAGCCTTACTGGTGAACCCACCCTCTATGAAAGGTTAGGAGAACTCATAAAAGAGTATCATAAGAGAGGAATGACAACGTTTTTAGTAACTAGTGGAGTTAGGCCAGACATTTTAGCAAACCTAGATGAAGAACCAACACAATTATTTGTGTCTCTTCAGGCTCCTAACGAGTTTAAGCATAAATTAATAAATAGACCTATTGTTGCAAATTCATGGAATTTAGTCATGAGAACATTAGAAATTTTACCTAGCTTTAGTTCGCCTACTGTAATAAGAATGACAATGATAAAAGGATTTAATATGAGTGATGAAGATGCTAAGGAGTTTGCTAAGCTAATGGAAATTGCACAACCTACTTATATAGAAGTTAAAGCATACATGCATGTAGGTCCTTCAACTTATAGACTAAGTAAGGATGCAATGCCTAGACACTCTGAAATTAAAGAATTTGCTTATAAATTAGCTGAATATACTGGCTATAAGATTCTATCTGAGCATGTTCCGAGTAGAATAGTTCTTTTAAGTAAATTAAATAGACCCATACAAATCGGAAATGCTTGGACAAATGATTGGAATTGGGCCACTAAAGATATTGAAGACGATATAAATGGAGAATATAAAGAGGCAGAATTAGGTTGTACGGAGGGAGAGACTTGA
- a CDS encoding winged helix-turn-helix domain-containing protein, with amino-acid sequence MESTTSSYEDLAYQKIKEAGDNGIPQKDLIKELGLSTKEASLIIKKLIEKKKIIKRSVKENGKSIIKLFAIDDDGIDIYVSLSSIIEIPCYTCKNLKKCGNGSYISPSTCPQLSKYLLSNSNSAS; translated from the coding sequence ATGGAATCAACTACATCATCATATGAAGATCTCGCTTATCAAAAGATAAAGGAAGCTGGAGATAATGGAATTCCTCAAAAAGATTTGATTAAGGAATTGGGCTTATCTACTAAAGAAGCAAGTTTGATAATTAAAAAGCTTATCGAGAAAAAAAAGATAATTAAAAGATCTGTAAAAGAAAATGGGAAAAGTATTATAAAGTTATTTGCCATAGATGATGATGGAATAGATATATATGTTAGTTTATCTTCTATTATAGAAATTCCTTGTTATACTTGTAAGAACCTAAAGAAATGCGGTAATGGAAGCTATATTTCGCCCTCTACTTGTCCCCAGTTATCAAAATATCTTTTATCTAATTCAAACTCAGCTAGTTAA
- a CDS encoding DUF5622 domain-containing protein, whose protein sequence is MTLKHKKYVYVQLDKNKYAKIRYLKSYEKAEKANDVNAYIILGKVVTRVSKKAKILKKEDLPVELRDKLPK, encoded by the coding sequence ATGACTTTAAAACATAAAAAATACGTTTATGTACAATTAGACAAAAATAAATATGCTAAAATAAGATATCTAAAATCATATGAAAAAGCAGAAAAAGCAAATGACGTAAATGCATATATTATTCTAGGTAAAGTAGTAACAAGAGTAAGCAAGAAGGCTAAGATTTTAAAGAAAGAAGATTTACCAGTAGAATTAAGAGATAAATTACCTAAATAA
- a CDS encoding TATA-box-binding protein yields the protein MCIYKVFCRWSNIPEIPYKAVVNIENIVATVTLDQNLDLYAMERSVPNVEYDPDQFPGLIFRLEAPKVTSLIFKSGKMVVTGAKSTDELIKAVKRIIKTLKKYGMNLTGKPKIQIQNIVASANLHVIVNLDKAAFLLENNMYEPEQFPGLIYRMDDPRVVLLIFSSGKMVITGAKREEEVHKAVKKIFDKLVELDCVKPFEEEELEF from the coding sequence ATGTGTATTTATAAAGTATTTTGTAGGTGGTCAAATATCCCAGAAATACCTTACAAGGCAGTAGTAAATATTGAAAACATTGTAGCAACTGTCACCCTGGATCAAAATTTAGATTTATATGCTATGGAAAGAAGCGTTCCTAATGTTGAATATGATCCAGACCAATTCCCTGGATTAATTTTTAGACTTGAAGCACCAAAAGTTACCTCACTCATATTTAAGTCTGGTAAAATGGTAGTTACTGGAGCAAAAAGCACAGATGAACTAATTAAAGCTGTAAAAAGAATAATAAAAACACTTAAAAAGTATGGCATGAATTTAACCGGAAAACCTAAAATACAAATTCAAAATATTGTAGCATCAGCTAATTTACACGTTATTGTAAATTTAGATAAAGCAGCATTCCTTTTAGAAAATAATATGTATGAACCAGAACAGTTTCCTGGGCTAATATACAGAATGGATGATCCTAGAGTTGTTCTCTTAATCTTTAGCAGTGGGAAAATGGTGATTACTGGAGCTAAAAGAGAAGAAGAAGTTCACAAAGCCGTAAAGAAGATATTCGATAAATTAGTAGAGCTTGACTGCGTGAAACCTTTCGAAGAGGAAGAGTTAGAGTTTTAA
- a CDS encoding coiled-coil protein, whose product MSDSVESEEELQQKLSKASEELRKLREERQKVIENIRKLRDKRREKVSKLKEVREQIKQLRDELKAKSEEIKQLSMQKQSLIQVINEIKKEFEQIKNIDKVKEKLDPSQILRRIEQLEWKLQTSSLTLEEEKKIILRIASLEKKLEVAKKLAQLKEKNTESRAELLAKRVELSTIRQRIVELRNQISEKIKIYQQLKSERDSLKKEIETLNNQINDLVNKNNELKNKINEKKEELRKYREELKKIRDMLKSRNVTEVYEQQLKNVNKEIIENKRKKVEEKLKNNKRLTFDELLILYYNDKDNNEQDSNNLR is encoded by the coding sequence ATGAGCGACTCAGTTGAATCAGAAGAAGAGCTTCAACAAAAGCTATCAAAAGCTTCTGAGGAATTAAGAAAGCTAAGGGAAGAGAGACAAAAAGTTATAGAAAATATAAGAAAATTGAGAGATAAGAGGAGGGAAAAAGTTAGTAAACTTAAAGAAGTAAGAGAACAAATTAAGCAATTAAGAGATGAGTTAAAGGCTAAAAGTGAAGAAATAAAGCAACTTTCTATGCAGAAACAAAGCCTTATACAGGTAATAAACGAGATAAAGAAAGAGTTTGAGCAGATAAAGAATATAGATAAGGTTAAAGAAAAATTAGACCCATCTCAAATTTTACGAAGAATTGAGCAATTGGAATGGAAGTTACAAACTTCAAGCTTAACATTAGAAGAGGAAAAAAAGATAATATTAAGAATAGCTAGTTTGGAGAAAAAATTGGAAGTTGCTAAGAAATTAGCTCAATTAAAAGAAAAGAATACTGAGAGTAGAGCAGAGCTTTTAGCTAAAAGAGTTGAGTTATCTACTATTAGACAAAGAATAGTTGAATTAAGAAATCAGATTTCAGAGAAGATTAAGATTTATCAACAGTTAAAAAGCGAGAGAGATTCCTTAAAGAAAGAAATAGAAACATTAAATAATCAAATTAATGATCTAGTAAATAAAAATAATGAACTTAAGAATAAGATAAATGAAAAGAAGGAGGAGCTAAGAAAATATAGAGAGGAATTGAAAAAAATAAGAGATATGTTAAAATCTAGAAATGTTACCGAAGTTTATGAACAACAACTCAAAAATGTTAATAAGGAGATAATTGAGAATAAACGTAAGAAAGTTGAGGAGAAATTAAAGAATAATAAGAGATTGACATTTGATGAACTTTTAATATTATACTACAATGATAAAGATAATAATGAGCAAGATTCTAATAATTTACGTTGA